CTCTATCCGGATAGTCTCAATAAATGGGTACATATACTTTTTGTTTCATTTCGTTATACTCACTTTCCGCATCGCTCTGACAGGTTATTCCACCTCCACTTTTAAAATACATTTTTTCTCCTTCCTGTTCTACAAAACGTATCATAACGGCACTATCCAAATTAATTCCATCCGAATAGCCCATAATTCCTGTATAAAATCCTCTGTCGTAGGTTTCAGCTTTCCGAATAATCTGCATCGTTTTTTTCTTGGGGGCACCGGTAATGGAACCGGCTGGCAAAAGTCGGAAAATAAGTTCTCCCAAATGTTCCGAATAGTTTTCCGGCAATACACCTTGAATTTCAGAGCTTGTCTGAAGAATCGCTCCCTGATTAGTCTGCAATGTATCGATATACCGATACCGGGAAACAGACACTTGATTGGCAATCATGCTTAAATCATTACGAATCAAATCTACGATAGTAGCGTGTTCTGCCGCCTCCTTAGGATCGTTCATCAATAATTGGGCAGCAGAAGGAATGGAAGCGTCAATAGTCCCTTTCATCGGGTATGAGCTGATTTTTCCTTGATGAATTCTCACAAATATTTCTGGAGAAAAAACAGTAAAAGAGTCTTTAACCCATAGCTTATAAATCGCTTTAGAGTGATAATAAATATCTTTCAGAGTGAGATTGGTATCTACCGGAGTGCGACAAGTCAAATTTGTGAGAAAACTATTTCCAGCCAGGATATTCTGTCGGACAATATTAAACGAGCGTTGATAAGAATAGAAAGATTCTGCAGAA
The Bacteroides luhongzhouii DNA segment above includes these coding regions:
- a CDS encoding aminodeoxychorismate synthase component I, with protein sequence MHLYNKEQAIKRMNQFGQHHRPFIFIINYLQDASYIEEVAAVDSTELLYNLNGFTNQATSTEKYTPSFSAKLANSIHWQPSAESFYSYQRSFNIVRQNILAGNSFLTNLTCRTPVDTNLTLKDIYYHSKAIYKLWVKDSFTVFSPEIFVRIHQGKISSYPMKGTIDASIPSAAQLLMNDPKEAAEHATIVDLIRNDLSMIANQVSVSRYRYIDTLQTNQGAILQTSSEIQGVLPENYSEHLGELIFRLLPAGSITGAPKKKTMQIIRKAETYDRGFYTGIMGYSDGINLDSAVMIRFVEQEGEKMYFKSGGGITCQSDAESEYNEMKQKVYVPIY